From the genome of Anaerolineales bacterium, one region includes:
- a CDS encoding radical SAM protein: MRFFRPKTETPSLPAPGLYHYERRETAGRSRSHLRVDSDGHGTLVVDAARILHLNPTAAQMAYLALEGTAPEAAARTLAGEYRIPRWRARADFAEIAAQVDALTRPGGPCPVCDMELDIRAPFSHTPSAPYRMDLALTYRCQNDCAHCYNARPRTFPELPAADWRRMIDRLWDLGIPHVVFTGGEPTLREDLAELVAYAERKGQITGLNTNGRRLADREFLNSLVDAGLDHVQITLESSSEAVHDSVVGKRGAWAQTAAGLRNALETRLFVMTNTTLLRANTPTLEATLEWLAEMRVPTVGLNGLIHSGRGATVGTGLQEEELAPLLAIARRFTDAAGQRLIWYTPTAYCRLDPVQSGLGVKGCTAALYNMCVEPDGGVLPCQSYYHPLGNLLRDEWPAIWNHDLARSLRERRNVPAKCKSCILLAECGGGCPLQFENRGPEES; this comes from the coding sequence ATGCGATTCTTCCGCCCGAAAACGGAAACGCCCTCCCTGCCCGCGCCTGGGCTGTATCATTATGAAAGGCGGGAAACCGCCGGCCGCAGCCGTTCGCACCTGCGGGTGGATTCCGACGGCCACGGCACGTTGGTGGTTGACGCCGCCCGGATCCTCCACCTCAATCCCACCGCCGCCCAGATGGCCTACCTGGCGCTCGAAGGTACCGCCCCTGAGGCGGCTGCCAGAACACTCGCCGGCGAGTACCGCATCCCCCGCTGGAGGGCGCGGGCCGATTTCGCCGAAATCGCCGCCCAGGTGGATGCGCTCACCCGCCCCGGCGGCCCTTGCCCGGTGTGCGACATGGAACTCGATATCCGCGCCCCGTTCAGCCACACCCCCTCGGCTCCCTACCGGATGGATCTGGCGCTCACCTACCGCTGCCAGAACGACTGCGCCCACTGCTACAACGCCCGCCCGCGGACCTTTCCCGAACTTCCCGCCGCCGATTGGCGGCGGATGATCGACCGGCTGTGGGATCTCGGGATTCCCCACGTCGTCTTCACCGGGGGCGAACCGACGCTGCGCGAAGACCTGGCGGAGCTCGTCGCGTACGCCGAGCGCAAAGGGCAGATCACCGGTTTGAACACCAACGGCCGGCGGCTGGCCGACCGGGAATTTCTGAATTCCCTGGTCGACGCGGGACTCGACCACGTCCAGATCACCCTCGAAAGCTCCTCCGAAGCCGTTCATGATTCCGTCGTCGGCAAACGCGGGGCGTGGGCGCAGACCGCCGCCGGATTGCGCAACGCTCTGGAGACCCGTCTGTTCGTGATGACCAACACCACCCTCTTGCGCGCCAACACCCCCACGTTGGAAGCGACGCTGGAATGGCTCGCCGAAATGCGCGTTCCGACGGTCGGTCTGAACGGCCTGATCCACTCCGGCCGGGGCGCGACCGTCGGAACCGGATTACAGGAGGAGGAGCTGGCGCCCCTGCTCGCAATCGCCCGCCGGTTCACCGACGCGGCCGGCCAGCGTCTGATCTGGTACACGCCGACGGCGTATTGCCGGCTGGATCCCGTGCAGAGCGGGTTGGGCGTGAAGGGCTGCACCGCCGCGCTCTACAACATGTGCGTCGAACCCGACGGCGGCGTTCTGCCGTGCCAATCCTATTACCATCCGTTGGGAAACCTCCTGCGCGACGAGTGGCCTGCGATCTGGAACCACGACCTCGCCCGTTCCTTGCGCGAACGGCGCAACGTACCCGCCAAATGCAAATCCTGCATTCTGCTGGCCGAGTGCGGCGGGGGATGTCCGCTACAATTCGAAAACCGCGGTCCGGAGGAATCCTGA
- a CDS encoding PD40 domain-containing protein, producing MSQSTRKATILTILLAAVFACGPRSPLATPGASTPAPIQTASPTPTPVPNPPGQIAFGSSTFTGDSQVVLMDLQTGNVSSLTAGYPGEYYRPVFSPDGGRLAMREEISMDGGGIAVMEVRMEGGRPAGSAPAEVFHGFADGPTWSPDGSRVAFVSTHETGNWTAYTADLFGSPPAQIPGIPQRATDLAWSPDGAWIAFSYYEDTAKQVKDLYKIHPDGTGLTRLTNTPDADESGAAWSPDSLQIAFSGRSRTEAVGQGDIYRMNADGSGLVRVTSDDASEFDPAWSPDGNQIAYTSTRHEANDGNYEIYLVNADGSGELRLTNNRTTDRWPTWRRTPAGTDYGVCAPEGEFAAHVTIPAGTRFTGPQEFTKVWRVRNSGACAWPPAGYGLRFGGGATMSGAAYLPVSGAIQPGDSVDMALPLVAPAASGSHSGSWVLFDNTGRAVPAGDGLPLTLSASVEVLAEGARVLPSPLYFLSDRSGRAQIWRMETDGATLAQITDETEGVRTFAVSAADGSIAFLSRTEIILVGRDGTGRRAIADIGERYAGGLAFSPDGRLAYALDGVRVFDPVSGEDRLLIADNDAASPADFAKYYPRAWSPDGSKLLVMIGRYEWAEAGILSADGALLASGEYSHMSAWTNDSQAVLLASAVYPMMGGMNPGLAKLSAAGASSALVSDSFVWWPCHRPDGRLAYFVSRPAGMEVTEYAVRMVSAAADGSGETPLLAAPLILDYRDSFTALWSADAETVLVWIYRKAAEAGELLLIPAGDQPPVFLMQQTGSFAWDDFPPDCAQCRGEA from the coding sequence ATGTCCCAATCCACGCGCAAAGCCACCATCCTGACGATCCTTCTGGCGGCCGTCTTCGCCTGCGGTCCGCGCTCGCCGCTCGCCACACCGGGCGCCTCGACGCCCGCGCCGATCCAGACCGCATCGCCCACGCCGACGCCCGTTCCCAATCCGCCCGGACAGATCGCCTTTGGCTCCTCCACCTTTACGGGGGATTCGCAGGTGGTGCTGATGGATCTGCAAACCGGGAACGTGAGCAGCCTCACCGCCGGATATCCGGGCGAGTATTACCGGCCCGTCTTTTCGCCGGACGGGGGCAGATTGGCGATGCGCGAGGAAATCTCGATGGACGGCGGCGGAATCGCGGTGATGGAGGTCCGGATGGAAGGCGGCCGGCCCGCCGGATCCGCGCCCGCCGAGGTGTTCCATGGATTTGCCGACGGCCCGACTTGGTCTCCGGACGGCAGCCGCGTGGCGTTCGTCTCGACCCATGAGACCGGAAATTGGACGGCATACACGGCGGACCTGTTCGGATCGCCCCCGGCGCAAATTCCAGGAATTCCCCAGCGCGCAACCGACCTGGCCTGGTCGCCCGACGGAGCCTGGATCGCCTTTTCCTACTACGAAGACACTGCCAAGCAGGTGAAAGACCTGTACAAGATCCATCCGGACGGAACCGGCCTGACCCGCCTGACGAACACCCCCGACGCCGATGAGTCCGGAGCCGCTTGGTCGCCGGACAGCCTGCAGATCGCCTTCTCCGGCAGGAGTCGGACGGAGGCGGTCGGACAAGGGGACATTTACCGGATGAACGCCGACGGCAGCGGATTGGTGCGCGTCACCTCCGACGATGCCAGCGAATTTGATCCGGCCTGGTCCCCGGACGGGAATCAGATCGCCTACACTTCCACCCGCCACGAAGCCAACGACGGCAACTACGAGATCTACCTCGTCAACGCCGACGGAAGCGGCGAACTGCGGCTGACCAACAACCGGACGACCGACCGCTGGCCGACTTGGCGCCGGACGCCGGCGGGAACCGATTACGGAGTTTGCGCGCCGGAGGGGGAATTCGCCGCGCATGTGACCATTCCGGCCGGCACCCGCTTCACCGGCCCGCAGGAATTCACCAAAGTGTGGCGAGTCCGCAACAGCGGCGCATGCGCCTGGCCTCCGGCCGGGTACGGATTGCGGTTCGGCGGGGGGGCAACCATGAGCGGCGCGGCCTACTTGCCGGTTTCCGGCGCCATCCAGCCCGGGGATTCCGTCGACATGGCGCTGCCGCTCGTCGCGCCGGCGGCCTCCGGAAGCCATTCCGGATCCTGGGTGCTGTTCGACAACACCGGGCGCGCCGTGCCCGCAGGGGACGGCCTGCCGCTGACGCTTTCCGCCTCGGTGGAGGTGCTGGCCGAAGGAGCGCGCGTTCTTCCCTCGCCTCTGTATTTCCTTTCCGACCGCAGCGGTAGGGCGCAGATCTGGCGGATGGAGACCGACGGCGCGACTCTCGCTCAGATCACCGATGAGACGGAAGGCGTCCGGACCTTTGCGGTCTCGGCCGCGGACGGATCCATCGCCTTTCTCAGCCGGACGGAAATCATCCTCGTCGGCCGGGACGGAACGGGGCGGCGCGCGATCGCCGATATCGGCGAACGGTACGCGGGAGGCCTGGCGTTTTCACCCGACGGCCGCCTGGCGTACGCGCTCGACGGCGTCCGCGTCTTCGACCCGGTCAGCGGCGAGGATCGACTGCTGATCGCGGACAACGACGCCGCCTCCCCCGCGGACTTCGCCAAATACTATCCGCGAGCATGGTCACCGGACGGATCCAAACTGCTGGTGATGATCGGCCGCTATGAATGGGCCGAAGCCGGAATCCTTTCCGCCGACGGCGCCCTGCTGGCCTCCGGCGAGTATTCCCATATGTCGGCCTGGACAAACGACAGCCAAGCCGTCCTGCTCGCCAGCGCGGTGTATCCGATGATGGGCGGGATGAATCCGGGCTTGGCCAAGCTCTCCGCGGCCGGCGCGTCCTCGGCGTTGGTCTCGGATTCCTTCGTGTGGTGGCCGTGCCACCGGCCGGACGGCAGGCTGGCGTACTTTGTGAGTCGGCCCGCCGGAATGGAAGTGACGGAATACGCCGTGCGCATGGTTTCCGCCGCCGCCGACGGTTCGGGGGAAACCCCCTTGCTCGCAGCGCCCCTGATCCTCGACTACCGGGATTCGTTCACCGCGCTGTGGAGCGCGGATGCGGAGACCGTTCTGGTCTGGATCTACCGCAAAGCCGCGGAGGCCGGGGAGCTGCTGCTGATCCCGGCCGGGGACCAACCACCCGTCTTTCTGATGCAGCAAACCGGATCGTTCGCCTGGGACGATTTCCCGCCGGACTGCGCGCAATGCCGCGGCGAAGCGTAG
- a CDS encoding SIMPL domain-containing protein (The SIMPL domain is named for its presence in mouse protein SIMPL (signalling molecule that associates with mouse pelle-like kinase). Bacterial member BP26, from Brucella, was shown to assemble into a channel-like structure, while YggE from E. coli has been associated with resistance to oxidative stress.) — MSRKTVVMGLVLAAAILAGCSTAAAVPEQPCTLNCYGPTPESPRTLSVMGEGKVEVDPDIAVMYLSIVTRDSYADQAWDDNNTKAEAAIAAIQGQGVAAADIRSDFNLYQQEKYDSYGQPTGEITYIVTHALTVTVRDLSSVGAVLGAAQGAGVNSVGGISFSLEDPTSALSQARALAVANARARAEEIAAGFGVKVGKVLTVNEYGGYVSPAAEKAYGMGVGGGGSSVPVQAGTWEVSMTVSAVFEIE; from the coding sequence ATGTCTCGGAAAACTGTAGTAATGGGTTTGGTGTTGGCCGCGGCCATTCTGGCCGGATGCTCGACGGCCGCGGCCGTTCCCGAGCAGCCCTGCACGCTGAACTGTTACGGCCCCACACCGGAGAGTCCGCGCACACTGTCGGTGATGGGAGAGGGGAAAGTGGAGGTGGATCCCGACATCGCGGTGATGTACCTGAGCATCGTCACGCGCGATTCCTACGCAGATCAAGCCTGGGACGACAACAACACCAAGGCCGAAGCGGCGATCGCCGCGATCCAAGGCCAAGGAGTGGCCGCGGCGGATATCCGCAGCGATTTCAATCTATATCAGCAGGAGAAGTACGATTCGTACGGACAGCCCACCGGAGAGATCACCTATATCGTCACCCACGCGCTGACGGTGACGGTGCGGGATCTGAGTAGCGTGGGCGCCGTGCTGGGCGCGGCGCAGGGGGCCGGCGTGAACTCCGTCGGCGGAATCTCCTTTTCGCTCGAGGATCCGACCTCCGCGCTCAGCCAGGCCCGGGCGCTGGCGGTCGCCAATGCCCGCGCCCGCGCGGAGGAGATCGCGGCGGGGTTCGGGGTCAAGGTCGGGAAGGTCCTCACGGTCAACGAATACGGCGGCTACGTTTCGCCGGCGGCGGAAAAGGCTTACGGCATGGGTGTCGGCGGGGGCGGCTCCTCGGTCCCGGTCCAGGCCGGAACCTGGGAAGTGAGCATGACCGTCAGCGCGGTGTTCGAGATCGAGTAG
- a CDS encoding methyltransferase domain-containing protein — protein MTLTLADWHDRFLQQARWTDSLRSHLFERAGIDRARRILEVGCGTGAVTESAARSHPETLVCGVEIDLARLGFARACGARSAYLGGDALRLPFRDGAFGLVFCHYFLMWVRESAQALREMVRVTRSGGWVAAMAEPDHDARIDHPAELTAFGRRQTEALRRQGADTAAGRRLAELFCDAGIRLLECGVMASAALPDAGGEKAAESELRILREDLQGEVAEEEWQAFRTAERSARENGRRVLHIPTFYAAGIRE, from the coding sequence ATGACCCTGACCCTCGCCGACTGGCATGATCGATTCCTCCAGCAAGCCCGCTGGACCGATTCCCTGCGGAGTCACCTCTTCGAGCGCGCGGGCATCGACCGCGCCCGCCGCATCCTCGAAGTCGGCTGCGGGACCGGCGCCGTCACCGAATCCGCGGCGCGCTCGCATCCGGAGACGCTCGTCTGCGGAGTGGAGATCGACCTTGCGCGCCTGGGTTTCGCCCGCGCCTGCGGCGCGCGGAGTGCGTACCTCGGCGGAGACGCCCTGCGCCTGCCGTTCCGCGACGGGGCGTTCGGCCTGGTCTTCTGCCATTACTTTCTGATGTGGGTCCGCGAAAGCGCGCAGGCCTTGCGCGAGATGGTCCGGGTCACGCGCTCCGGCGGCTGGGTGGCGGCGATGGCCGAACCGGACCACGACGCGCGGATCGACCATCCCGCGGAACTAACGGCGTTCGGCCGGCGGCAAACCGAAGCCCTCCGGCGCCAGGGAGCCGATACGGCCGCCGGGCGCCGCCTGGCCGAACTCTTTTGCGATGCCGGAATACGCCTGCTCGAATGCGGCGTTATGGCCTCCGCCGCCCTTCCCGATGCCGGCGGCGAGAAAGCGGCGGAGAGCGAGTTGAGAATCCTGCGGGAGGATTTACAGGGAGAGGTTGCGGAAGAGGAATGGCAGGCCTTCCGCACCGCCGAGAGGAGCGCGCGCGAAAACGGCCGGCGCGTTCTCCACATCCCGACCTTCTACGCCGCCGGAATCCGGGAATAA